Proteins co-encoded in one Ignavibacteria bacterium genomic window:
- a CDS encoding DUF4876 domain-containing protein — protein sequence MKNILRIRTMMKRILLPIAFLLIALMQGCAEKAPLMADGESKMILKAFYNSSTDSVPHYIPMANAKVILQCEYGVLVKSTDANGIMELNDLPCAVYNVSVRMQHPSDKSITLVGTKLSVATSMEKVAVDTIIAKSVSNSGIAINEVYAVGPVSNLYFYDQFIELYNSSDSVKYLDGMMVMRFASNSISEGHKGPGADEGNDGDIDGPTFMFKFPGKYGEKNYPFPPGKFLVIAQNAMNHKKNYSTSVDLSHADWEFYSQYSATDIDNPNVPNLINMRPDRPTDFMIGLTGDIVVIANGKDENWQDGVDISTVLDGMEYQRTTNSDKTLDYRIDRGSILCPPMYSGRSMQRREPGVDTNDASLDWEIIPYPTPGYQK from the coding sequence ATGAAAAATATTTTAAGAATTAGAACAATGATGAAAAGAATTTTACTGCCTATAGCCTTTCTCCTGATTGCGCTGATGCAGGGATGTGCTGAAAAGGCTCCGCTGATGGCTGACGGGGAATCAAAAATGATTCTGAAAGCCTTCTATAATAGTTCAACCGACTCTGTGCCGCACTATATTCCTATGGCCAATGCAAAGGTGATTCTGCAGTGCGAATACGGTGTACTGGTAAAAAGTACAGATGCCAACGGCATCATGGAATTAAACGACCTTCCCTGCGCGGTTTACAACGTGTCGGTAAGAATGCAGCACCCGTCGGACAAATCAATAACTCTGGTGGGAACAAAGCTTTCAGTTGCCACATCAATGGAAAAAGTTGCTGTTGATACCATCATTGCCAAATCTGTTTCCAATTCCGGTATAGCCATAAATGAGGTCTATGCCGTGGGCCCTGTAAGCAACCTTTACTTTTATGACCAGTTTATTGAACTTTATAACTCGAGCGACAGCGTCAAATACCTGGACGGAATGATGGTAATGCGCTTTGCAAGCAACAGCATCAGCGAGGGCCACAAGGGCCCCGGTGCCGATGAAGGCAATGACGGGGACATTGACGGTCCGACATTTATGTTCAAATTCCCTGGCAAATACGGCGAAAAGAATTATCCTTTCCCTCCCGGAAAGTTTCTTGTCATTGCACAAAACGCCATGAACCATAAGAAAAATTACAGCACGAGTGTGGACCTGTCGCATGCCGACTGGGAGTTCTACAGCCAGTATTCTGCTACGGATATTGACAACCCTAACGTTCCTAATCTTATTAACATGCGCCCGGATAGGCCAACTGACTTTATGATTGGGCTTACGGGTGACATCGTGGTAATAGCCAATGGTAAAGACGAGAACTGGCAGGACGGTGTGGATATTTCAACAGTCCTGGACGGTATGGAATATCAAAGGACAACTAATTCCGACAAAACACTGGACTACAGAATTGACAGGGGATCCATTCTCTGCCCCCCGATGTACAGCGGCAGATCCATGCAGAGGAGGGAGCCGGGGGTGGATACAAACGACGCGTCGCTGGACTGGGAAATTATACCCTACCCGACACCGGGATACCAGAAATAA
- a CDS encoding TonB-dependent receptor — MKIMKIFFYYVIFLVLILFQDAALAQRFEDSEDTEGLRVGSLNLDDQSSLNDQAIPQEMSMPGSCLTVPVSVSLKNRELCDCLQTIAKKAGVKLVYNDALLDKERMDVDVVDEPLKDVLNMVLSGRNIDFKEFGKGQVVLMRKKTAALKSGAVKGVVRDEKGEGLLGANVVLLENGAGCSTDFNGNYIIKGVKPGQYTIKASFVSYESSVKNVTIGDGKTVEVDFTLKPSAFQIGGIEVVGKTELLPTDVSTKTTISSGEIEHYQASSIKDVLDLVPGVQKTENPGIGKTGQVAVRGDDTDQLSALGTLVVIDGSPVSNNANMQFDMMHNESTGTPNVGGGVDLRTIPADNIESIEIITGLPSVRYGDVTEGVINIKTKSGYQPNRLKLKNNPDTREANLGGGFNLGEGGLSYNLNVARSERDLRLKGDEYTRITAQSIYTTSLFDNQFTLNHKINGQMIFDEEQPKGDVYQTKNYNRGFSLGYSSWGKYTFDNGTSSLEYNANIDFKKVNTMRSKLVSALLILASGDTISSYIGKQETRGNEWNIGGRLEYNKVLFTGDVVHNLLLGTEIQYDANTGEGVKLDSVLNYYGPESGERSYSFSDIPGEFLTSLYAQDKMTWHFIFDYNLVLGMRYEMYRPFQFNAKGLWGDGDLVKSHQGSFLNPRANFMVYFSKYNQLRLSAGTTSKSPAMSTIYKRPSYYAWRNPVDGKNYAYRFDLRAPELKGYREVQFEAAYDHKFFNFLGTTVSAYYKERRNESESQSVPFIKVLDDNGVKKAYYITSYDQPQNMGWTISKGVEFALRTNKIKPLNMNFEVTGSYNRSNTGRSIIKYDFTPDITKGQIPNYMPSGLGTDSMMAFTFSPGDSWRDRLQINYYMKYTLPPLGLWVTLRAEETVFENSQSFDWEYEDYNLLSETDKWTYDFQRSMKHKTPKWLFNLSISKSLSRDAEISFYVNNFLDDPAIFRTRTSLTTVSESPRNPDLFYGIEFSCILDDLFNGGRK; from the coding sequence ATGAAGATTATGAAGATCTTCTTTTATTATGTCATTTTTCTGGTCCTGATCCTGTTTCAGGATGCGGCATTAGCGCAAAGGTTTGAAGACTCTGAGGATACCGAAGGCCTCAGGGTGGGATCTCTGAACCTGGACGACCAGTCTTCGTTAAATGATCAGGCCATACCTCAGGAAATGAGCATGCCCGGTTCCTGCCTTACGGTGCCGGTTTCTGTTTCTCTTAAAAACAGGGAACTATGCGATTGCCTGCAGACTATTGCCAAAAAGGCAGGCGTAAAGCTGGTTTATAATGACGCCCTGCTGGATAAAGAGCGCATGGACGTGGATGTGGTGGATGAGCCCCTGAAGGATGTCCTTAATATGGTCCTCTCGGGGCGCAATATAGATTTTAAGGAATTTGGCAAAGGCCAGGTAGTGCTCATGAGGAAGAAAACCGCAGCGCTGAAAAGCGGCGCGGTTAAAGGTGTTGTAAGGGATGAAAAAGGCGAGGGCCTGCTCGGGGCCAACGTGGTCCTCCTTGAAAACGGTGCCGGATGCTCAACTGATTTCAACGGGAACTATATCATAAAAGGCGTAAAGCCGGGCCAGTATACAATCAAGGCTTCCTTTGTCAGCTACGAATCCTCCGTAAAGAATGTTACAATCGGTGATGGAAAAACCGTTGAGGTGGATTTTACACTCAAACCCTCGGCTTTCCAGATCGGCGGCATTGAAGTGGTTGGAAAAACCGAGCTGCTGCCAACGGATGTTTCAACAAAGACCACAATCAGCAGCGGCGAGATTGAGCACTATCAGGCATCCAGTATTAAGGATGTGCTCGACCTGGTGCCCGGCGTGCAGAAAACTGAAAACCCGGGAATCGGAAAAACCGGCCAGGTGGCTGTCCGCGGCGACGACACGGACCAGCTCTCGGCGCTTGGAACTCTGGTTGTTATAGATGGATCTCCTGTTTCAAATAATGCAAACATGCAGTTCGACATGATGCACAATGAAAGTACAGGAACTCCCAACGTGGGCGGGGGAGTTGACTTAAGAACAATACCTGCAGATAACATCGAATCAATTGAAATTATTACAGGCCTGCCTTCAGTAAGGTATGGAGATGTTACCGAAGGCGTCATTAATATTAAGACAAAGAGCGGATACCAGCCCAACCGCCTGAAGCTGAAAAATAACCCTGACACCCGTGAAGCCAACCTGGGAGGCGGCTTTAACCTGGGTGAGGGCGGCTTAAGCTACAATTTAAACGTTGCAAGAAGTGAAAGGGATCTGAGGCTCAAGGGTGACGAATATACGCGTATAACCGCACAGAGCATTTACACAACCTCATTGTTTGACAACCAGTTTACCCTTAACCACAAGATAAACGGCCAGATGATCTTCGACGAAGAGCAGCCGAAGGGTGACGTTTATCAGACAAAGAATTACAACCGCGGATTCTCGCTCGGATATTCGAGCTGGGGCAAATACACATTCGATAACGGTACTTCATCTCTTGAATACAATGCCAATATTGATTTCAAGAAAGTAAATACCATGAGGTCAAAGCTTGTTTCCGCCCTTCTGATTCTGGCAAGCGGAGATACAATTTCTTCATACATCGGCAAACAGGAGACCCGCGGCAACGAATGGAATATCGGGGGAAGACTTGAATACAATAAGGTGCTCTTTACGGGTGACGTTGTACACAACCTCCTTTTGGGAACTGAAATCCAGTACGACGCCAATACAGGCGAAGGTGTAAAGCTTGATTCCGTGCTGAACTACTACGGGCCCGAATCGGGTGAAAGGTCCTACAGCTTTAGTGACATACCGGGAGAGTTTCTTACAAGCCTCTATGCACAGGATAAAATGACCTGGCACTTCATCTTCGATTACAACCTGGTCCTTGGCATGAGGTATGAAATGTACCGCCCGTTCCAGTTCAATGCTAAAGGACTCTGGGGAGACGGGGACCTGGTAAAAAGCCACCAGGGGTCCTTCCTGAATCCCAGAGCGAACTTCATGGTGTATTTTTCAAAGTACAATCAGCTGAGGCTGAGCGCGGGTACAACCTCCAAGTCCCCTGCAATGAGTACTATTTACAAGCGGCCTTCATACTATGCATGGAGAAATCCCGTGGACGGAAAGAATTACGCTTACAGATTCGACTTGCGCGCTCCTGAGCTGAAAGGCTACAGAGAGGTCCAGTTTGAAGCCGCCTACGACCACAAGTTTTTCAATTTCCTTGGAACCACTGTTTCAGCTTACTACAAGGAAAGAAGAAATGAAAGCGAAAGCCAGTCGGTCCCTTTCATTAAAGTGCTTGATGACAACGGGGTAAAAAAAGCATACTATATTACCTCATATGACCAGCCGCAGAATATGGGCTGGACAATTTCAAAGGGAGTGGAGTTTGCACTGAGGACGAACAAGATTAAACCTCTTAACATGAACTTTGAAGTTACAGGCTCCTATAACCGCAGTAATACAGGAAGGAGCATAATTAAGTACGACTTTACTCCCGACATAACCAAGGGACAAATCCCTAACTATATGCCTTCAGGCCTGGGAACAGATTCTATGATGGCATTTACATTCTCACCGGGTGACAGCTGGCGAGACAGGCTGCAGATTAACTATTACATGAAATACACACTTCCGCCTCTTGGTCTTTGGGTCACGCTGAGAGCCGAGGAGACGGTATTTGAGAATTCACAGTCCTTCGATTGGGAGTATGAAGATTATAACCTGCTCTCTGAAACCGACAAGTGGACCTATGACTTTCAGCGTTCAATGAAGCACAAGACTCCAAAGTGGCTCTTTAACCTGAGCATAAGCAAGTCTCTTTCCAGGGATGCGGAAATATCGTTTTATGTGAATAATTTCCTGGATGATCCGGCAATCTTCAGAACGCGTACTTCGCTGACTACCGTATCGGAATCCCCAAGGAATCCCGATCTGTTCTATGGAATAGAATTCAGCTGTATTTTGGATGACCTGTTTAACGGAGGCCGCAAATGA
- a CDS encoding DUF4974 domain-containing protein, giving the protein MKFFPKTVDSQFLVRVIKNEVSLEEREFFESWLQESEDHKEEFGNFILLWDNIGNVKLPVPPPAEEQFMKIKSRIASLESVENRKSEYPLIVPSQGEKSIKNAEKEIKIEEKIAEEEKCGAWKESWSSILYSSLRIAASIAVVFCVYYLFARVNSQGVKEPVKQAVLSPRLIEKVNLKGERSTVLLPDGSIVYLNSNSRLVYPKTFSGPKREVELLGEAYFDVAHNRLQPFIVKTGETYTEVVGTEFDLKYRRNKLNLVVTQGKVKAYKNLDEPVSVPKGEMVAYSPASGFSTPVKVDIRRYTAWRNNKLSFVHAPLTEVMNEIENFYNVQVVYKNKFIKNKTLTGIFESDSLDNILSMISLTMDMDVKREGKLIVVR; this is encoded by the coding sequence ATGAAGTTTTTCCCAAAAACAGTTGATTCGCAGTTTCTGGTAAGGGTCATCAAAAATGAGGTCAGCCTGGAAGAAAGAGAATTCTTCGAAAGCTGGCTGCAGGAATCAGAGGACCATAAGGAGGAATTTGGAAATTTCATTCTCCTTTGGGACAATATCGGCAACGTAAAGCTTCCTGTACCCCCGCCGGCTGAAGAGCAGTTCATGAAAATAAAAAGCAGAATTGCCTCTTTAGAATCTGTAGAAAACAGGAAATCTGAATACCCGTTGATAGTCCCTTCACAGGGCGAAAAAAGCATCAAAAATGCTGAAAAAGAAATAAAAATTGAAGAAAAAATTGCTGAGGAAGAAAAGTGCGGCGCCTGGAAAGAGAGCTGGAGCAGCATATTGTACTCTTCGCTCAGGATTGCAGCTTCAATAGCCGTGGTCTTTTGTGTTTACTACCTTTTTGCAAGGGTAAACAGCCAGGGCGTCAAAGAGCCTGTAAAGCAGGCGGTTTTATCTCCCCGGCTGATTGAAAAGGTCAACCTGAAAGGAGAAAGAAGTACGGTTCTTCTGCCTGACGGCAGCATCGTCTATCTGAATTCCAACAGCAGGCTGGTTTATCCCAAAACATTTTCAGGCCCCAAAAGGGAAGTGGAGCTTCTGGGAGAGGCCTATTTCGATGTGGCCCATAACAGGCTGCAGCCTTTTATTGTAAAGACCGGTGAGACTTATACAGAAGTGGTGGGAACGGAATTCGACCTGAAATACCGCAGGAATAAGCTGAACCTTGTTGTTACACAGGGGAAAGTAAAAGCCTACAAGAACCTCGACGAGCCTGTAAGCGTCCCGAAAGGGGAAATGGTGGCTTACAGTCCGGCAAGCGGCTTCAGCACCCCGGTTAAAGTGGATATACGCAGATATACCGCCTGGCGCAATAACAAGCTTTCATTTGTTCATGCCCCGCTTACAGAGGTCATGAATGAAATTGAAAACTTTTATAACGTGCAAGTCGTATACAAAAATAAGTTCATAAAAAATAAAACTCTTACGGGAATTTTTGAATCAGATTCGCTGGATAATATTCTTTCAATGATTTCGCTTACTATGGATATGGATGTTAAAAGGGAAGGAAAGCTGATAGTTGTTCGTTAA
- a CDS encoding RNA polymerase sigma-70 factor, with protein sequence MEQQLEEERVKLLYQIKCGDEEAFEEFFCLYQHSVFRFLYHYTSERQAAEDLTQDTFIKFWQVREKLDTSFSPTALLFRIARNLGINHATRKPPLQPIYNQEELLVTICRDPEKEYDQAFLMDDFQKAINTLPERCRAIFILSRYEDLGYSEIAESLQISLQTVKNQMNKAISILKKRLSAHLD encoded by the coding sequence ATGGAACAGCAGTTAGAGGAAGAGCGGGTAAAATTACTCTACCAGATTAAATGCGGCGACGAAGAGGCATTTGAAGAATTCTTTTGCCTTTACCAGCATTCCGTATTCCGTTTCCTTTATCACTATACCAGTGAAAGACAGGCAGCCGAGGACCTGACGCAGGATACCTTCATCAAATTCTGGCAGGTAAGGGAAAAGCTGGATACTTCGTTTTCACCTACTGCACTGCTTTTCAGGATTGCCCGCAATCTTGGAATTAACCATGCAACACGCAAACCGCCCCTGCAGCCCATTTATAACCAGGAAGAACTTTTAGTGACAATCTGCCGCGACCCGGAAAAGGAATACGACCAGGCATTCCTCATGGATGATTTCCAGAAGGCAATCAATACACTGCCCGAGCGCTGCCGTGCTATTTTTATCTTAAGCCGCTATGAGGACCTTGGATATTCAGAAATAGCCGAAAGCCTTCAGATTTCACTTCAGACCGTAAAGAACCAGATGAATAAGGCCATTTCCATACTGAAAAAAAGGCTTAGCGCCCACCTGGATTAG
- a CDS encoding 2Fe-2S iron-sulfur cluster binding domain-containing protein gives MESKDTSRVPVSQKPHIVEKPKDINTIGGTVSIEINEKKVSVPLGTTILEACRQNQIHIPTLCHHDDLCVAGVCRVCVVEVEGIRTLQASCTFPITAPIKIHTSTPMVRKARRNIIDLLLSEHYGECYSCFRNQNCELQKLAKEYGVDQYNFGHLDKPRYEVDRSSASVIRDMNKCVLCKRCVRTCIDLQEVGVLEAIDRGHETHIGTFFDKPLADVICINCGQCINRCPTAALRANDPSDELWAAIDDPKKHVVIQTAPSPRAGIGEEFGLEPGHSLTGELNSALRRIGFDRVFDTNFTADLTIMEEGTELLNRLKKAIVLGDESVRLPQFTSCSPGWVKFIEHFYPEYLDYLSTAKSPQQMFGAVIKTFYAQETGIDPKDIVSVALMPCSAKKFECNRPEMRASGFKDVDYGLTTRELAQMIKEAGIYLPEMPKSHFDEPFGDASGAGLIFGATGGVMEAALRTVYELVTGREVPFKNLNITPCRGFEGIKQASVKLEDLKAEYSFLEGVELKFVVAHGTANAKKVMEMLKKGELSDVHFVEIMACPGGCLGGGGQPIPTSEEIRKKRAEAIYAEDEGLTLRKSHENPYVKYIYENFLTEGPCSELSHHLLHTHYVKRGKSIA, from the coding sequence ATGGAAAGTAAAGATACAAGCAGGGTACCCGTCAGCCAGAAGCCTCATATTGTTGAAAAACCCAAGGATATCAATACCATAGGCGGCACGGTCTCAATTGAGATAAATGAGAAGAAGGTTTCCGTTCCCCTTGGAACAACTATACTTGAGGCCTGCAGGCAGAACCAGATCCACATTCCTACACTGTGCCATCACGATGACCTTTGCGTTGCCGGCGTCTGCCGGGTGTGTGTTGTTGAGGTAGAGGGCATTCGTACTTTGCAGGCTTCCTGCACGTTCCCGATAACTGCTCCGATTAAAATCCACACTTCCACTCCAATGGTAAGAAAGGCAAGGCGCAATATAATTGACCTGCTCTTAAGCGAGCATTACGGCGAATGCTATTCATGCTTCAGAAACCAGAACTGCGAGCTCCAAAAGCTTGCCAAGGAGTACGGTGTGGATCAGTACAACTTCGGACATCTGGACAAACCCAGATATGAAGTTGACCGTTCTTCAGCCTCGGTAATAAGGGACATGAATAAGTGCGTGCTCTGCAAAAGATGCGTAAGAACCTGTATCGACCTCCAGGAAGTAGGTGTTCTTGAAGCAATTGACAGGGGGCACGAAACACACATAGGCACATTCTTCGATAAGCCTCTTGCCGATGTAATCTGCATAAACTGCGGGCAGTGCATCAACCGCTGTCCTACGGCAGCCCTGCGTGCAAATGACCCTTCGGATGAGCTTTGGGCGGCAATTGATGACCCGAAAAAGCACGTGGTAATTCAGACGGCTCCTTCGCCAAGGGCAGGAATAGGAGAGGAATTCGGCCTGGAACCCGGGCATTCACTGACCGGGGAGCTTAATTCGGCTCTGCGCAGAATAGGTTTCGACAGAGTTTTCGATACAAACTTTACAGCCGACCTCACAATAATGGAAGAGGGCACGGAGCTCTTAAACCGCCTTAAAAAAGCAATCGTTCTTGGCGATGAGTCGGTCAGGCTGCCTCAGTTTACTTCATGCTCACCGGGCTGGGTAAAGTTTATAGAACACTTCTATCCAGAATACCTGGATTACCTTTCAACCGCAAAGTCACCCCAGCAGATGTTCGGAGCCGTCATAAAAACTTTCTACGCACAGGAAACGGGCATAGACCCCAAGGACATAGTTTCGGTTGCACTGATGCCCTGCTCGGCAAAGAAGTTTGAATGCAACCGCCCGGAAATGAGAGCCTCAGGCTTCAAGGACGTCGACTACGGCCTTACGACGCGTGAACTTGCACAGATGATCAAGGAAGCAGGCATTTACCTGCCTGAAATGCCGAAGAGCCATTTCGATGAACCTTTTGGAGATGCCTCGGGAGCAGGACTCATCTTTGGAGCAACGGGCGGCGTTATGGAAGCTGCCTTAAGAACTGTCTATGAACTCGTAACCGGAAGGGAAGTTCCCTTTAAGAACCTGAATATAACCCCATGCCGCGGCTTTGAAGGTATAAAGCAGGCTTCGGTTAAACTTGAAGATCTAAAGGCTGAATACAGCTTCCTGGAAGGCGTGGAACTGAAGTTTGTTGTTGCCCACGGCACTGCAAATGCAAAGAAAGTCATGGAAATGCTGAAGAAGGGTGAACTTAGCGACGTTCATTTTGTAGAGATCATGGCATGCCCCGGCGGATGTCTTGGCGGAGGAGGGCAGCCAATACCGACTTCAGAAGAGATCAGGAAAAAACGTGCAGAGGCAATCTACGCCGAGGATGAAGGGCTCACGCTCAGAAAGTCGCATGAGAACCCTTACGTGAAATATATTTATGAGAACTTCCTGACAGAAGGTCCCTGCAGCGAGCTTTCACATCACCTGCTTCATACTCACTACGTAAAACGCGGTAAATCAATCGCGTGA
- a CDS encoding iron hydrogenase — MKLNGNKPAAEREGAVLFSSYTRGYGIRKALEIGRENVLLELRESKLKGRGGAGFPTATKWMLVAASKSEEKFIVCNADEGEPGTFKDRVLLLEYPELVFDGIVVAGFTLGAKQGIIYLRGEYEYMLKALEDYLEQMRLDNLLGDNILGNPDFSFDITIRLGSGAYVCGEETALIESLEGNRGEARNRPPYPVNTGYMGRPTVVNNVETLASVPHIVVKGGEWFKKFGTDKSTGSKLFSVSGDCERPGVYELLWGTKIKDLLEIVGAKNTKAVQVGGASGICVPKSQFDRSLAYEDAATGGSIMIFNESRNMLKVLRNFMEFFVEESCGQCTPCRIGNVKLLEGIEKLEKGTYTFSQLNKLKELGKTMQVASKCGLGQSSPNAFLSILENFKEEIFNKNGYGGRNGK, encoded by the coding sequence ATGAAACTGAACGGAAATAAACCCGCCGCAGAGCGCGAAGGGGCTGTTTTGTTTTCCAGCTATACGCGCGGTTACGGCATCAGAAAAGCTCTGGAGATTGGCCGGGAGAACGTACTCCTTGAACTCAGGGAATCCAAACTAAAAGGACGCGGAGGCGCCGGGTTCCCGACAGCTACAAAATGGATGCTCGTGGCAGCATCAAAATCGGAAGAAAAATTTATCGTCTGTAATGCCGATGAGGGTGAACCGGGGACCTTCAAAGACAGGGTGCTACTTCTTGAATACCCCGAACTTGTCTTTGACGGCATTGTTGTTGCAGGCTTTACGCTTGGAGCAAAGCAGGGAATAATTTACCTCAGGGGCGAGTATGAATATATGCTTAAAGCGCTCGAGGACTATCTTGAACAGATGAGGCTGGATAACCTCCTTGGTGATAATATACTTGGAAACCCGGATTTCAGCTTTGACATCACAATCCGCCTTGGCTCAGGCGCTTACGTCTGCGGCGAGGAAACAGCCTTAATTGAATCCCTCGAAGGAAACCGCGGCGAAGCCAGAAACAGACCGCCCTACCCGGTTAATACCGGTTACATGGGAAGGCCTACTGTGGTAAACAATGTTGAGACACTGGCCAGTGTGCCGCACATTGTGGTAAAAGGGGGAGAGTGGTTTAAAAAGTTCGGGACCGATAAATCCACCGGGTCAAAGCTTTTTTCTGTCTCGGGCGACTGCGAACGCCCAGGAGTCTATGAACTCCTGTGGGGGACAAAAATAAAAGACCTCCTGGAAATTGTTGGCGCAAAGAATACAAAAGCCGTACAGGTCGGCGGCGCCTCGGGCATATGCGTGCCCAAAAGCCAGTTCGACAGGAGCCTGGCCTATGAGGACGCGGCAACCGGCGGTTCAATAATGATCTTTAACGAGAGCCGCAACATGCTGAAGGTACTAAGGAACTTCATGGAATTCTTTGTCGAAGAATCCTGCGGGCAGTGTACTCCGTGCAGGATTGGAAACGTGAAGCTGCTTGAGGGTATCGAAAAGCTGGAAAAGGGAACTTACACCTTCAGCCAGCTGAATAAACTTAAAGAACTCGGCAAAACCATGCAGGTAGCCTCTAAGTGCGGTCTGGGACAGTCGAGCCCGAACGCATTCTTATCCATTCTTGAAAACTTTAAAGAGGAAATATTCAATAAAAATGGTTACGGAGGTCGTAATGGAAAGTAA
- the nuoE gene encoding NADH-quinone oxidoreductase subunit NuoE, with translation MLVLEKNSLTEEVESLVDQYGTERSALLPILQAVQRKHKYISDFVQQEIARLLDIHPVEVYSVVSFYSFLHSEPQGRNIVRLCQTIACDMSGKEAVARAVERELGITFGQTTRDKRITLEYANCLGMCDQGPAMIVNDKVYTHLTPEKAINILNEIK, from the coding sequence TGGAAAAAAACTCGTTGACAGAAGAAGTTGAAAGCCTTGTGGATCAATACGGGACCGAACGTTCAGCCCTCCTCCCGATACTCCAGGCAGTGCAAAGAAAACACAAGTATATAAGTGACTTTGTTCAGCAGGAAATTGCCCGGCTTTTGGATATTCATCCTGTTGAAGTATACAGCGTAGTTTCTTTCTATTCATTTCTTCATTCAGAACCTCAGGGCAGAAACATTGTACGTCTGTGTCAGACAATTGCCTGCGACATGTCGGGCAAAGAGGCGGTTGCCAGGGCTGTTGAAAGGGAACTGGGAATTACTTTCGGCCAAACTACAAGGGATAAGAGGATAACTTTAGAATATGCTAACTGTCTTGGAATGTGTGATCAGGGCCCCGCAATGATCGTAAACGACAAGGTTTATACTCACCTGACACCCGAAAAAGCCATTAATATTCTAAATGAAATCAAATAG